From Nitrospira sp. SG-bin1:
CTTCGTCTTTTACACAGAGAAGATTACATCACCTCCTGAGACCCTTCTATTGACGGTCCCTTGTGAGAATGATACGATCTTGAATCTTTCCCCTTGATTTCAAACACATTTCTGCACGATGATGCGTGTTTCGTGAGGGGTGCCGTTGTAACGGCTCACGGTTGACTGTCAATCGTATGCGTGCGGTCGGAGGGAGGGTGCCATGAAGCTCACCGGTGCTGAAATCTTCATCGAATGCCTGAAGCGGGAAGGAGTGAAGACCATCTTCGCGCTTCCCGGCGGGGTCGTCTTGAAGATCTTCGATACGCTCCACCAACAGAAAGATATTGAAGTGATCTTGACCCGGCATGAACAGGGTGCCGGCCATATGGCGGAAGGCTATGCGAAGGCGACGGGAAAAGCCGGCGTGTGTTTGGTCACCTCCGGCCCCGGTATGACCAACGTCATTACGGCCTTGGCCGATGCCTACATGGATTCTGTTCCAGTGGTCTGTTTCAGCGGCCAAGTACCGACCAGTTTGATCGGGAACGATGCCTTTCAGGAAGCCGATAACGTGGGGTTGAGCCGACCCTGCACGAAGTATAATTTTCTCGTCAAAGACGTGAACGATTTGGCGGCAACGATCAAAGAGGCGTTTTATATCGCAACGACCGGTCGCCCTGGGCCGGTTTTGGTCGACATTCCCAAAGATGTCTCCATGGCCAAAGCTGAATTCACCTATCCGAATTCCGTCTCGATCCGAGGGTACAACCCGACTTACGACGGAAATAAATGGCAGATCAAGCAGGCGGCCGAAGCGATCATGAAAGCCAAGAAGCCGATCCTTTATGTCGGCGGCGGGGTGATCTTCTCGGGAGCCTCCCCGGAGTTGCTCGAATTGGCCGAGATGACCCAGATCCCGGTGGACATGACGTTGATGGGGCTTGGCGCGTTTCCGGGAGAACATCCCTTGTCCATGGGGATGCTCGGGATGCACGGGACCTATCAGGCCAACATGGCCATGCATTATTCGGATTTGGTGATCGCCGTCGGTGCACGGTTTGACGACCGGGTGACAGGAAAAGTGTCGGAGTTTTGTCCCTATGCGAAAGTGATTCACGTCGATATCGATCCGACTTCCATTCGGAAGAACATTCATGTCGACATTCCGATCGTGGGCGACTGTAAGACGGTGCTGCGTGAGCTGAATCAGATCTTGCGCGCGACGGTCAACGGGGAACAGAAAGATCTTCGCAAACCCTGGTGGGATCAGATCCGGGAATGGCAACAGGCCCATCCGTTGACCTATCACCAGGAAAATGACGGGCCGATCAAGCCGCAGCAGGTGGTCAAGCGGCTGTATGAACTGACCAAGGATCGAGATCCCATCGTCTCGACGGATGTCGGACAACACCAAATGTGGGCCGCCCAGTATTTCAAGTTGGCCAAGCCCAACCGCTGGCTCACCTCGGGCGGGCTTGGCACGATGGGGTTCGGATTTCCCGCCGCAATGGGGGCGCAAGCCGCATTCCGGGACCGACTGGTCCTGTGTATTGCGGGAGACGGCAGTGTGCAGATGAACATGCAGGAAATGGCGACCGCTGTCGTGAACAAACTGCCGGTGAAGATCATTGTGCTGAACAATGGGTTCCACGGCATGGTGCGGCAATGGCAGGATCTCTTCTACGAAGGGCGCTATGCGTCGAGCTACCTCGATACCACGCCGGATTTCGTCAAACTGGCCGATGCCTACGGAGCAGTTGGATTGCGGGTGAAGACGATCGGCGACTTGGATGCCGTCCTGAAAGAAGCTTTGGCAACGGATAAGCCCGTCATCGTGGACGTGCCGACCTATCCCTATGAAAATTGTTATCCGATGATCCCGGCCGGCGGCTGCAACCATGAGATGATCCTGGAGGATCCGCCGGAGTTGAAGAAGAAGCAATCCGGTGCGGCAAAGGTGACGCCGGAAGATAAAGATACGGTGCTCACCGCATAAGAGAAAGTGTTGAGCGCCGAGTGAATCGTGTACTCGGTCCTCAGTACTCAGCACACGAGATTAGAAAAGATGGAACACATCATTTCAGTCACCGTTGAAAATAAATTCGGGGTCTTGTCACGAGTCGCAGGGCTCTTCAGCGGCCGTGGATTCAACATCGAGAGCTTGTCGGTCGCCCCGACGCTCGATCCGTCCATGTCGCAGATGACGATTGTGACGTCGGGTGACGAGCGGATCATCGAGCAGATCGTGAAGCAGTTGAATAAACTCATCGACGTCATCAAAGTCGTGGATTTGAACGAAACGGAGTTTGTTTCACGAGAGACGGCGATCATCAAGGTGCACACGAAGGATGCGGATCGGGCCGAGGCGCTCAGAATCGTGGATATCTTTCGAGCAAACGTGATCGATTCGACACCGAGCACGTACACTATCGAGGTCTCGGGTGACCCCAAGAAGATTGAAGCGATCATCAACTTGCTTCAGCCGCTCGGGATCAAAGAGTTGGTCCGCACCGGACGCGTGGCCGTCGCCCGGGAACCGGTCCGTCCGGCTGCGATTCAAGCGAAGAAGGTGGCCCGCGACTGATATTCTGCTTCGTGCGTCAGTTTTGCTAGATAGCTCTATGCTGGTAAGATGAGAGAAAGGGGCGTCATGAAAATTTACTATGATAAGGATGCCGATATTCAGCAGATCCGAAACAAGACCGTGGCCGTGATCGGCTACGGCAGCCAGGGCCATGCCCATGCGCTCAACCTGAAAGAAAGCGGTGTGTCGGTCGTGATTGGGTTGCGTGAGGGTGCCTCGTGGAAAAAAGCCGAACAGAGCGGACTCAAGGTCATGCCCGTCGCGGATGCCGTGAAGACGTCCGATGTCGTGATGATTTTGGCGCCCGATGAAGCCCAAGCCGCTATCTATCGGCAGGAGGTGGCGCCCAATCTTAAGGCAGGATCCTATTTGGCGTTCGGACATGGTTTCAATATTCACTTCGGGCAGATTGTGCCGCCGGCCTCCGTCAACGTCTTCATGGTTGCTCCCAAGGGCCCAGGACATCTCGTCCGTTCCGAGTACATGAAGGGCAGCGGGGTGCCGTGCCTCCTGGCGATCCATCAGGATCCCAGCGGGACCACGAGGCAGGTAGGATTGGCCTACGCAAGTGCGATCGGCGGTGGACGCGCCGGTGTCATCGAAACGAATTTTCGCGAGGAAACCGAGACCGATCTCTTCGGTGAACAGGCCGTGCTCTGCGGCGGCTTGACGTCGTTGATCCAAGCCGGGTACGAGACGCTGGTCGAAGCCGGGTACTCGCCGGAGATGGCCTACTTCGAGTGTTTGCATGAGGTGAAGCTCATCGTCGATTTGATTTATCAAGGCGGGATCGCCAACATGCGCTACTCGATCAGCACGACGGCGAAATACGGGGATGTGACCAGAGGTCCTCGCGTGGTGACTGAACAGACGAAGCAGGAGATGAAAAGGATTCTCGAAGAAATCCAGACAGGACGGTTTGCCAAAGAATGGGTCTTGGAGAATCAAGCCAATCGACCGGTGTACAATGCGCTCCTTGCCAAAGGAGAAGCCCATCCCATCGAAGCCGTCGGAGCGAAGCTTCGGGGGATGATGCCGTGGCTTAAGAAAGATCAGTTGGTTGATAAAACCAAGAACTAGGGATGGTTGAAACAGACTGTCGGTGTCGTTTTTGTATCGTGCAACGGTTCTGCGAAGCGCTATGGCATGTGCGTCGTCGGCTCACTGCTGCAACTGTGCTGGATAGCTCGTTCGAACACCTCTCGTAGAGTGAGGCAAATTCTGTGGCGGATCGTGCAGTCGGTATCCCCTTTGCCAAAGAAGGAATTCCCTTCATCGCGGTGCCCGCCGGCATTACACTATTGACTGCATCGCTGGGCTGGCCGGTCGTCGCATGTGTCGGTGCCGTCGCGACGGTGTTCTCTGCCTGGTTCTTTCGCAATCCAGCCAGAGTCATACCGCAGGGTCCCAATCTGGTGGTGGCTCCCGGCGATGGGAAAGTCATCGCCATCGAAGAAGAGTTCGAGCCACGCTACTTGAAAGAGCGCAGTGTGCGGCTTACGATTTTTTTGAATGTTTTCGATGTCCACATCAATCGGATGCCTTGTGACGGAGTGGTCGAGGATGTGCAGTACCAACCGGGTCTGTTCCTGGTCGCCAGCAAGCCGGAAGCGACGTTGCGGAACGAACAGAACGCCGTGATGATCAAGACAGGCGACGGTATCAAGGTGTTGTGTGTGCAAGTGGCGGGCTTGATCGCCCGGCGCATCGTGTGTTGGATCTCGCCGCGGGACCGGGCGATCCGAGGCGAACGGTATGGGTTGATTCGTTTTGGGTCGCGTATGGATACCTTTCTGCCGATCGGCACGAAGATTCGCGTGGCGGTGGGCGATCGTGTGAACGGCGGTGCCACCATCATTGGAGAGTTGCCATGAAGACGGCAGGCTTCAAAAATTCGTTTGGGAAAGACGGGAAACGGCGGAAAGCCGCCATGCATCTCATTCCGAACCTGTTCACCACAGGGAATTTGTTTTGCGGCGTCTTTGCGATCCTGTCCGTCTTCAACGCCAACTATGTGGAAGCGGCCATCGCGATTCTCGTCGCGATGATTTTCGACGTTCTGGACGGGAAGTCGGCCAGATTGACCAACAGTACGAGCCAGTTCGGGCTGGAGTATGACTCGCTGTCAGATGTTGTGTCATTCGGCGTCGCACCGGGCCTGTTGATCTATTCGTGGGCGTTGAGCGGACAAGGGACGTTCGGGGTGGCCGTCATGTTCGCCTATGTGGCCATGGGAGCCGTGCGGTTAGCGCGATTCAACTCGACCGTTGCGCTGTCAGACGGCAAGTACTTTACCGGTTTGGCTATTCCGGCCGCCGCCGGGGTGGTGGCGTCCCTCGTGGTCTTCGATCATTACCTTCTCAAGATGGGAGGGGACGTCAGGCCGATCGTGGTCCTGCTCATGACGCTGGCACTCTCCTTTTTGATGGTCAGCACGATCAAATATCGTAGTTTCAAGGAACTGAAATTCAAAGGGCACCGGCAGATTACCTACCTGGTCTGGGGTATTCTGACGCTGATGCTGGTGGCAGCCTGGCCGGCGGTTATGTTATTTGTCATCTTCGCCGGCTATGCGTTGATGGGTCCGGTCGAAAAAGTTTTTTCACTGATTGCTCCGGCCGCCGGGAAAAAGGGTATCGGAAAGGTAGAACCTCCGCCGATCGAATCGAACTCATAACCGGCGGACGACAATGGGAGGAACGGTAGGGTTGTGAGCGGCGAAGACGAGGAGTAGTACGCGAGTCGTCTAGAAATTAGGGCGGTGCAGATGCTGAAGAGAGCTGGTGGGTGGTGCAAACCAGCCTAGACGTCGCCGAACTCGCCTCCGAGCCGAATCTCCGAACGTGAAGTAGGAGATTCCGTCTTGCCTCCGTAAGAGGCAGAATGAAGGGTTTGATGACCCGCCGGTCATCGGGCTAAATCAGGGTGGTACCACGGAGTGCGTGAAGCCTTCGTCCCTGGATACGACGGGATGAGGGCTTTTGTTTTTTACAAGCTGCTGAAAAAGCCTTCCCGCTCGTTCTCATTCGCGTGCCTTCCAGCGACGTATCGAAGGTACGCCTCAATCGTCCCGCTCCTTGCGGCCCTGAGAGGGAGTAGGCGTATCTCGGTGCGCTGGATGGGCGGGTGAGAAAGTAGGACTTTTGAGCAGCTTGTATCGGAGGTTGAGCATGGCACGCATGATCAGAATTTTCGATACGACCTTGAGAGACGGTGAGCAATCGCCCGGCGCCAGTATGAACGTAGAAGAAAAAGTCATGGTGGCCAAACAACTGGCCCGGCTCGGCGTCGATATCATTGAAGCGGGATTTGCTTATAGTTCGCCTGGAGATTTCGAGGCGGTGCGGCGGATCGCACAGGAAGTCGAAGGACCGACGATCTGTAGTTTGGCGCGGGCCCGCCCCGAAGATATCGATCGGGCATGGGAGGCCTTGAAAGGGGCCCCGAAAGTCCGCATCCATACGTTCCTCTCCACGTCGGATATTCATTTGAAGCATCAATTTCGGATGACGAGGGAACAGGCCAAGCAGCGTGCCGTGGAAATGGTCCGGCGGGCGCGAGGGTATGTCGATGATGTTGAATTTTCTCCCATGGATGCCAGCCGATCGGATCCCTCGTTCCTCTACGAGGTCATTGAGGCGGTCATCGCCGCCGGAGCCGGCACCGTGAATATCCCGGATACGGTCGGGTACGCCGTCCCACAAGAATTCGGCGCCCTGATCGAGGGGATTTGCAACAAGGTTCCCAATGCCAAACAAGCCGTAATTTCCGTCCATTGCCACAACGATCTGGGTGTCGCGGTGGCGAACAGCTTGGCGGCGATCATGAATGGAGCGGGCCAGGTGGAATGTACGATCAATGGCATCGGGGAGCGAGCGGGCAACACGTCTTTGGAAGAAATTGTCATGGGTCTTCGGACAAGGAAGGATTTCTACCAGGCTGATACCAGGATCCGGACCGAAGAGATTGCGAAGACCAGCCGCCTGGTCAGCAAGATCACGGGGATGGTGGTGCAGCCCAATAAGGCGATCGTGGGGGCGAACGCCTTTGCCCACACGTCAGGCATTCATCAGGATGGCTTGCTCAAAGAGAAGACGACCTATGAAATCATGCGCCCGGAATCGATTGGATTGGTTGAAAGCCAGATGGTGATGGGCAAGTTGTCCGGGCGTCATGCCTTTCGGCAGCGTTTGGAGGAGTTGGGGTACAAGCTCGGCGAAGTGGAAGTCAACCACGCCTTCGAGCGGTTTAAA
This genomic window contains:
- a CDS encoding acetolactate synthase catalytic subunit, yielding MKLTGAEIFIECLKREGVKTIFALPGGVVLKIFDTLHQQKDIEVILTRHEQGAGHMAEGYAKATGKAGVCLVTSGPGMTNVITALADAYMDSVPVVCFSGQVPTSLIGNDAFQEADNVGLSRPCTKYNFLVKDVNDLAATIKEAFYIATTGRPGPVLVDIPKDVSMAKAEFTYPNSVSIRGYNPTYDGNKWQIKQAAEAIMKAKKPILYVGGGVIFSGASPELLELAEMTQIPVDMTLMGLGAFPGEHPLSMGMLGMHGTYQANMAMHYSDLVIAVGARFDDRVTGKVSEFCPYAKVIHVDIDPTSIRKNIHVDIPIVGDCKTVLRELNQILRATVNGEQKDLRKPWWDQIREWQQAHPLTYHQENDGPIKPQQVVKRLYELTKDRDPIVSTDVGQHQMWAAQYFKLAKPNRWLTSGGLGTMGFGFPAAMGAQAAFRDRLVLCIAGDGSVQMNMQEMATAVVNKLPVKIIVLNNGFHGMVRQWQDLFYEGRYASSYLDTTPDFVKLADAYGAVGLRVKTIGDLDAVLKEALATDKPVIVDVPTYPYENCYPMIPAGGCNHEMILEDPPELKKKQSGAAKVTPEDKDTVLTA
- a CDS encoding acetolactate synthase small subunit, producing MEHIISVTVENKFGVLSRVAGLFSGRGFNIESLSVAPTLDPSMSQMTIVTSGDERIIEQIVKQLNKLIDVIKVVDLNETEFVSRETAIIKVHTKDADRAEALRIVDIFRANVIDSTPSTYTIEVSGDPKKIEAIINLLQPLGIKELVRTGRVAVAREPVRPAAIQAKKVARD
- a CDS encoding ketol-acid reductoisomerase (catalyzes the formation of (R)-2,3-dihydroxy-3-methylbutanoate from (S)-2-hydroxy-2-methyl-3-oxobutanoate in valine and isoleucine biosynthesis); translated protein: MKIYYDKDADIQQIRNKTVAVIGYGSQGHAHALNLKESGVSVVIGLREGASWKKAEQSGLKVMPVADAVKTSDVVMILAPDEAQAAIYRQEVAPNLKAGSYLAFGHGFNIHFGQIVPPASVNVFMVAPKGPGHLVRSEYMKGSGVPCLLAIHQDPSGTTRQVGLAYASAIGGGRAGVIETNFREETETDLFGEQAVLCGGLTSLIQAGYETLVEAGYSPEMAYFECLHEVKLIVDLIYQGGIANMRYSISTTAKYGDVTRGPRVVTEQTKQEMKRILEEIQTGRFAKEWVLENQANRPVYNALLAKGEAHPIEAVGAKLRGMMPWLKKDQLVDKTKN
- a CDS encoding 2-isopropylmalate synthase (catalyzes the formation of 2-isopropylmalate from acetyl-CoA and 2-oxoisovalerate in leucine biosynthesis), which gives rise to MARMIRIFDTTLRDGEQSPGASMNVEEKVMVAKQLARLGVDIIEAGFAYSSPGDFEAVRRIAQEVEGPTICSLARARPEDIDRAWEALKGAPKVRIHTFLSTSDIHLKHQFRMTREQAKQRAVEMVRRARGYVDDVEFSPMDASRSDPSFLYEVIEAVIAAGAGTVNIPDTVGYAVPQEFGALIEGICNKVPNAKQAVISVHCHNDLGVAVANSLAAIMNGAGQVECTINGIGERAGNTSLEEIVMGLRTRKDFYQADTRIRTEEIAKTSRLVSKITGMVVQPNKAIVGANAFAHTSGIHQDGLLKEKTTYEIMRPESIGLVESQMVMGKLSGRHAFRQRLEELGYKLGEVEVNHAFERFKKLADQKKEIFEEDLEVIVSEELSKMAERIALKTLRVSSGTDQVPAATVELEIDGTSVVQTGTGDGPVDAVYRTIAAMTQTKSKLLMYVVKAITGGTDAQGEVSVRVQEDGRTVTGHGADTDIITASARAYISALNKLAYLATKQAQGEQKVNLI